One genomic window of Pseudomonas sp. LFM046 includes the following:
- a CDS encoding cytochrome c — protein sequence MRNVLLALLFCITPLHAAELTLDLPGGSRTWDTATLLDHPQVREVTIADDVSYKKTMRYRAVPLAALLDGVTPAQHLQAVALDGFAAELTAGPLLAKDGARAWLAIEDPSHPWPPIAEGKPSAGPFYLVWTDPKAAGIGPEQWPFQVTRIRYLPSVAERFPALLPATNAAPEVQAGFAQFQKNCLACHRLNGAGDAQFGPDLNIPHNPTEYLAGDFLPRYIRDPQSLRRWPQGKMPGFSKEAISDEELGQLIGYLRHMSGRKVH from the coding sequence ATGCGCAACGTGCTGCTCGCCCTGCTCTTCTGTATTACCCCGCTCCACGCCGCCGAACTGACACTGGACCTACCCGGCGGCTCCCGCACCTGGGATACGGCCACCCTCCTCGACCATCCCCAAGTGCGGGAAGTGACCATTGCCGACGATGTTTCCTACAAGAAAACCATGCGCTATCGCGCCGTCCCCCTGGCAGCGCTGCTGGATGGTGTGACACCGGCGCAGCACTTGCAGGCCGTGGCCCTGGACGGCTTCGCCGCCGAACTGACTGCCGGGCCTCTGCTCGCCAAGGATGGCGCCCGCGCCTGGCTGGCCATCGAAGACCCGTCACACCCCTGGCCGCCCATCGCCGAGGGCAAGCCCAGCGCAGGCCCCTTCTACCTGGTGTGGACCGATCCCAAGGCCGCCGGCATCGGCCCTGAGCAGTGGCCCTTCCAGGTGACGCGCATCCGCTATCTGCCCTCGGTGGCCGAGCGCTTCCCGGCCCTGCTTCCGGCAACCAATGCCGCGCCTGAGGTACAGGCCGGTTTTGCCCAATTCCAGAAAAACTGCCTGGCCTGCCACCGCCTGAACGGCGCGGGCGATGCCCAGTTCGGCCCGGACCTGAACATCCCCCACAACCCCACCGAATACCTGGCTGGTGACTTCCTTCCCCGCTACATCCGCGACCCGCAGAGCCTGCGCCGCTGGCCCCAGGGCAAGATGCCGGGCTTTTCGAAGGAGGCGATCAGTGATGAGGAGCTGGGGCAGTTGATTGGCTATCTGCGGCATATGAGCGGCCGCAAAGTGCATTGA
- a CDS encoding rhodanese-like domain-containing protein, translating to MRNLLAVLLLSLSLPAAAGDTDQAAAVEAMQQPNAVLIDVRTPEEIAQGAIPGARNIGFEEIGQRITEVAPDKNTPIVVYCRSGRRSGIAQDTLQGLGYNRVINGGGYLDLKTALHKD from the coding sequence ATGCGAAACCTCCTTGCAGTTCTCCTCCTCTCCCTGAGCCTGCCGGCTGCCGCCGGCGATACCGACCAGGCTGCCGCCGTCGAAGCCATGCAGCAGCCCAATGCCGTTCTTATCGATGTACGTACCCCGGAAGAAATCGCCCAGGGCGCAATCCCCGGCGCACGCAATATCGGCTTTGAAGAAATCGGTCAGCGAATCACCGAAGTCGCGCCGGACAAGAACACCCCCATAGTGGTTTACTGCCGCAGCGGCCGCCGCTCCGGCATCGCCCAGGACACCCTGCAGGGATTGGGCTACAACCGAGTGATCAATGGCGGCGGCTACCTGGACCTGAAGACCGCCCTGCACAAGGATTGA
- a CDS encoding AEC family transporter → MLAELFAVMAPVLIVAGIGYGWARSGQPYPTEFIARLVLNVGTPSLVLSTLSRTEIDRHAFGQLAIACLLVMLAMGLIGTLLSRVFRQDWRILVPAYLFPNSGNMGLPITLYAFGEKGLALAVAFFLVLSVGHFSLGLLLSGSERSPRRLLANPIIISLALALPLVIWDIELPRWLTNTIGLLGGMTIPLMLLTLGVSLASIRVHHLGNGMLLGALRILCGAAAGWLVGWLLGLPPLAQGVLVMQSAMPVAVFNYLFAVRAGRSPEAVASLVMCSTLLSFVLIPVLLAWWLPALR, encoded by the coding sequence ATGCTGGCCGAGTTGTTTGCGGTCATGGCGCCGGTGCTGATAGTGGCCGGCATCGGCTACGGTTGGGCCCGTTCCGGACAGCCCTATCCCACTGAATTCATCGCACGCCTGGTGCTGAATGTCGGCACGCCAAGCCTGGTGCTCTCCACCCTCAGCCGTACCGAGATCGACCGCCACGCCTTCGGCCAACTGGCCATCGCCTGCCTGCTGGTGATGCTGGCGATGGGGCTGATCGGCACCTTGCTCAGCCGGGTGTTCCGCCAGGACTGGCGCATCCTGGTGCCGGCCTATCTGTTTCCCAACTCCGGCAACATGGGGCTGCCCATTACCCTCTATGCCTTCGGCGAGAAGGGGCTGGCGCTCGCGGTGGCTTTCTTCCTGGTGCTTTCGGTGGGGCATTTCAGCCTGGGCCTGCTGTTGTCCGGCAGTGAGCGATCGCCAAGACGGCTGCTGGCCAATCCCATCATCATCAGCCTGGCGTTGGCCCTGCCACTGGTGATCTGGGACATCGAGCTGCCGCGCTGGCTGACCAACACCATCGGCCTGTTGGGCGGCATGACCATTCCGCTGATGCTGCTGACCCTTGGAGTGTCGCTCGCCAGCATCCGGGTGCATCACCTGGGCAACGGCATGCTGCTGGGCGCCCTGCGGATTCTCTGTGGCGCTGCCGCAGGCTGGCTGGTGGGCTGGCTGCTCGGGCTGCCGCCGCTCGCCCAGGGCGTGCTGGTGATGCAGTCGGCAATGCCGGTGGCAGTGTTCAACTATCTGTTCGCGGTACGCGCAGGCCGTTCGCCGGAAGCGGTGGCGAGCCTGGTGATGTGCTCGACGCTGCTGTCCTTCGTGTTGATTCCAGTGCTGCTGGCATGGTGGCTACCCGCGCTGCGTTGA